Proteins from a single region of Gemmatimonadetes bacterium SCN 70-22:
- a CDS encoding glycosyl hydrolase, translating into MDRHTSRRDLLKGAAIAGAGLALGGHALGAQDTGADAAQSSTLAPPSTAATMAGVPFERHDVVRIAIVGTGLRGRSVLHEWLGVPNVRITALCDTVPEKVEMAVQQMRKAGHDYEPARFTGGPEAFRELVQRDDIDIVYTATPWEFHVPVVLAAMEAGKHAATEVPAAYTLDDCWALVDASERTRRHCLMMENCNYGYNELLVLNMVKAGVFGDLKHAGAAYNHDLRGIVFEDRDEGLWRRRHHTLRNANLYPTHGLGPVAFMLGINRGDAFDYLVSMSTPEFGLTKWRKDHEAAGSPKWKERYVTGDLNISLIKTAKGRTIRLEHDVSSPRPYSRINSIQGTNGIFEDYPPRIYIEGEGAEHRWAAIDGYKARYEHALWRELGDRARSGGHGGMDYVMAYRLVQCMREGLAPDFDVYDAAAWSAPGPLSELSVAKGSAPMPFPDFTRGEWRKARATI; encoded by the coding sequence ATGGATCGACACACCTCTCGTCGCGACCTCCTGAAGGGCGCGGCGATCGCCGGGGCCGGGCTGGCGCTCGGCGGGCACGCGCTCGGGGCGCAGGATACCGGCGCCGACGCGGCGCAGTCGTCCACGCTTGCGCCGCCCTCCACCGCGGCCACCATGGCCGGCGTGCCGTTCGAGCGACACGACGTCGTGCGCATCGCCATCGTCGGGACGGGGCTGCGCGGCCGGTCGGTCCTGCACGAGTGGCTTGGCGTCCCCAACGTCCGGATCACCGCGCTGTGCGACACCGTCCCCGAGAAGGTCGAGATGGCGGTGCAACAGATGCGGAAGGCCGGGCACGACTACGAGCCGGCGCGCTTCACCGGCGGCCCCGAGGCGTTTCGCGAGCTGGTCCAGCGCGACGACATCGACATCGTCTATACGGCAACGCCGTGGGAATTCCACGTCCCGGTGGTGCTGGCGGCGATGGAGGCGGGAAAGCATGCGGCCACCGAGGTCCCCGCTGCCTACACGCTCGACGACTGCTGGGCGCTCGTCGATGCGTCGGAGCGCACGCGGCGCCACTGCCTGATGATGGAGAACTGCAACTACGGCTACAACGAGTTGCTGGTGCTCAACATGGTGAAGGCGGGGGTCTTCGGTGACCTCAAGCACGCGGGGGCCGCGTACAACCACGACCTGCGTGGCATCGTCTTCGAGGACCGCGACGAAGGCCTGTGGCGGCGCCGCCATCACACGCTGCGGAACGCCAACCTGTACCCGACACACGGGCTCGGGCCGGTGGCGTTCATGCTCGGGATCAATCGCGGCGACGCCTTCGACTACCTCGTGTCGATGAGCACCCCGGAGTTCGGGCTCACCAAGTGGCGCAAGGACCACGAAGCCGCCGGCTCGCCCAAGTGGAAGGAGCGCTACGTGACCGGTGACCTCAACATCTCGCTCATCAAGACGGCCAAGGGGCGCACGATCCGGCTCGAGCACGACGTCTCGTCACCTCGCCCGTACTCGCGCATCAATTCGATCCAGGGGACGAACGGGATCTTCGAGGACTACCCGCCGCGCATCTATATCGAGGGCGAGGGGGCGGAGCACCGGTGGGCGGCGATCGACGGCTACAAGGCACGCTACGAGCATGCGCTGTGGCGCGAGCTGGGCGACAGGGCCCGCAGCGGCGGCCATGGCGGGATGGACTACGTGATGGCGTACCGCCTGGTGCAATGCATGCGCGAGGGGCTGGCGCCCGACTTCGATGTCTACGATGCCGCCGCCTGGTCGGCGCCGGGGCCGTTGAGCGAGCTGTCGGTGGCCAAGGGAAGCGCGCCGATGCCGTTCCCGGACTTCACCCGAGGGGAGTGGCGGAAGGCACGGGCGACGATCTAG
- a CDS encoding 5'-3' exonuclease: MRIHLVDGTFELFRAHFGAPGAIAPDGREVGATRGLLRSLHALLREDGVTHVAVAFDHVIESFRNRLFPGYKSGEGLPPELVAQFPLAEDAARALGVVVWPMVEFEADDAIATAAARWHDAPGVEQVVICSPDKDLLQCVRGNKVVALDRIRRKVTDEAGVVERFGVSPSSIPDLLALVGDDADGIPGVPRWGAKSASAVLARYATLDAIPDDAAAWEVPVRGAAALAGQLREHRDDARLYKVLATLRIDVPLSEDVDALRWQGALRGELPSLCASLGEASLPDRVQRWRD, from the coding sequence GTGCGCATCCACCTGGTCGATGGGACCTTCGAGCTCTTCCGGGCCCACTTCGGGGCCCCGGGGGCGATTGCGCCTGACGGACGTGAGGTCGGCGCCACACGGGGGCTGCTGCGCTCGCTGCACGCCCTGCTGCGCGAGGACGGCGTGACGCACGTCGCCGTCGCCTTCGACCACGTCATCGAGTCGTTCCGCAACCGCCTCTTCCCCGGCTACAAGTCGGGCGAGGGGCTCCCGCCAGAGCTGGTCGCGCAGTTTCCGCTCGCCGAGGACGCCGCGCGCGCGCTCGGCGTCGTGGTGTGGCCGATGGTCGAGTTCGAGGCCGATGACGCGATCGCCACCGCCGCGGCGCGATGGCACGATGCCCCGGGCGTCGAACAGGTCGTGATCTGCTCGCCCGACAAGGACCTGCTGCAGTGCGTGCGCGGGAACAAGGTCGTCGCGCTCGACCGCATCAGGCGCAAGGTGACCGACGAGGCGGGGGTGGTGGAGCGGTTCGGGGTCTCTCCGTCGTCCATCCCCGACCTGCTGGCCCTCGTGGGAGACGATGCCGACGGGATCCCGGGCGTCCCACGCTGGGGGGCCAAGTCGGCGTCGGCCGTGCTCGCGCGATATGCAACGCTCGACGCGATCCCGGACGACGCCGCGGCCTGGGAGGTGCCGGTGCGCGGTGCGGCGGCGCTGGCGGGGCAGCTGCGGGAGCATCGCGACGATGCCCGCCTCTACAAGGTGCTCGCCACGCTGCGCATCGACGTGCCGTTGTCCGAGGACGTCGATGCGCTGCGCTGGCAAGGGGCGCTTCGTGGTGAACTGCCCTCGTTATGTGCGTCGCTCGGCGAAGCCAGCCTTCCCGATCGCGTGCAGCGGTGGCGGGACTGA
- a CDS encoding hydroxypyruvate isomerase, translating into MSRTRREALKALGGVAVAGAAMAGTPLAGRAAPALDALQPLPGAGRLKQSVCQWCYGKMPLDELCAAARRIGLLSVELLGEKDWPVVRRHGLTCAMANGPSTIPVGFNRPDQHDRLVAESARLLPLVAAAGLPNMIVFSGNRGGMSDGEGLANCVAGLQRVTPLAEQLGVTVCMELLNSRVDHQDYMCDHTAWGAELVRQVGSPRFKLLYDIYHMQIMEGDVIRNIRDHFDAIGHFHTAGVPGRHEIDESQELNYPAIMRAIADLGYTGYIGQEFVPVRDPMASLEQGVRTCDV; encoded by the coding sequence GTGAGCCGGACGCGGCGCGAGGCGCTCAAGGCACTGGGCGGCGTGGCGGTCGCCGGCGCCGCGATGGCGGGGACGCCGCTGGCCGGGCGCGCGGCGCCCGCGCTGGACGCGTTGCAGCCGCTCCCGGGCGCGGGACGCCTCAAGCAGAGCGTATGCCAGTGGTGCTATGGCAAGATGCCGCTGGACGAGCTGTGCGCCGCGGCCAGGCGCATCGGCCTCCTCTCGGTCGAGCTGCTGGGCGAGAAGGACTGGCCGGTGGTACGGCGGCACGGACTCACCTGCGCCATGGCCAACGGGCCGTCGACCATCCCCGTCGGCTTCAATCGCCCCGACCAGCACGATCGCCTGGTCGCGGAATCGGCCCGCCTCCTCCCGCTCGTTGCGGCTGCCGGCCTGCCGAACATGATCGTCTTCTCGGGAAACCGCGGGGGGATGTCGGACGGCGAAGGGCTCGCCAATTGCGTGGCGGGACTCCAGCGCGTCACCCCGCTCGCCGAGCAGCTCGGGGTGACGGTGTGCATGGAGTTGCTCAATTCCAGGGTGGACCACCAGGACTACATGTGCGACCACACCGCCTGGGGGGCCGAGCTCGTCAGGCAGGTGGGGAGCCCGCGCTTCAAGCTGCTGTACGACATCTACCACATGCAGATCATGGAAGGCGACGTGATTCGCAACATCCGCGATCACTTCGATGCCATCGGGCACTTCCACACCGCCGGGGTCCCGGGACGCCACGAGATCGATGAATCGCAGGAACTGAACTACCCGGCCATCATGCGGGCCATCGCCGACCTCGGCTACACCGGCTACATCGGGCAGGAGTTCGTCCCCGTGCGTGACCCGATGGCGTCGCTGGAGCAGGGGGTGCGGACCTGCGACGTGTGA
- a CDS encoding AMP-binding protein: MRVLSYVHGTSTVPLLGETIGENLRRTVEAHGDREALVVRSQWYRATYRQLWDATTALARALMAVGVQAGDRVGIWSPNRWEWVVTQFATARMGAVLVNINPAYRTAELAYALHQSGTKLLFLARHFRSASYVEMLDAVRAGCPQLEHTIILDGEWDALLERGQEVSEQALAEREASLQFDDPINIQYTSGTTGFPKGATLSHHNILNNGFFIGEALQYSSSDRVCIPVPFYHCFGMVLGNLACTTHGACMVIPGEAFDPTLALEAVQAERCTALYGVPSMFIAELALPDFVTFDLSTLRTGIMAGSPCPVEVMKRVQSEMHMQEVTICYGMTETSPVSTQSAIDDPLEKRVGTVGRVHPHVEVKIVDPDTGAIVPRGEKGELCTRGYSVMLGYWNDESATAAAVDAAGWMHTGDLATMDAEGYVNIVGRIKDMIIRGGENIYPREIEEFLYTHPSVQDAQVIGVPSEHYGEEVMAWIVPRPGSAPTAEDIISYCRGRISSYKIPRFVKFVESFPMTVTGKIQKFRMREMAVEELGLQAAAGARTA, translated from the coding sequence ATCCGCGTGCTCTCCTACGTCCACGGCACCTCCACCGTCCCCCTCCTCGGCGAGACGATCGGCGAGAACCTGCGCCGAACCGTGGAGGCCCATGGCGACCGCGAGGCGCTCGTCGTGCGCAGCCAGTGGTACCGCGCCACGTACCGGCAGCTCTGGGACGCCACGACGGCGTTGGCGCGCGCGCTCATGGCCGTGGGGGTCCAGGCCGGCGATCGTGTCGGGATCTGGTCGCCCAACCGCTGGGAGTGGGTCGTGACGCAGTTCGCCACCGCGCGCATGGGTGCGGTGCTGGTCAACATCAACCCGGCGTACAGGACGGCCGAGCTGGCGTACGCACTCCACCAGTCGGGGACGAAGCTCCTCTTCCTGGCGCGGCACTTCCGCTCGGCGAGCTACGTGGAGATGCTCGACGCGGTGCGCGCCGGCTGCCCGCAGCTCGAGCACACCATCATCCTCGACGGCGAATGGGATGCACTCCTCGAGCGCGGGCAGGAGGTGTCGGAACAGGCGCTGGCCGAGCGCGAGGCGAGTCTCCAGTTCGACGACCCGATCAACATACAGTACACGTCGGGGACGACGGGCTTCCCCAAGGGAGCGACGCTCTCGCACCACAACATCCTCAACAACGGCTTCTTCATCGGCGAGGCCCTGCAGTACTCGTCGTCGGACCGTGTCTGCATTCCGGTCCCGTTCTATCATTGCTTCGGGATGGTGCTGGGCAACCTGGCGTGCACGACGCACGGCGCGTGCATGGTGATTCCCGGCGAGGCCTTCGACCCGACCCTTGCCCTGGAGGCGGTGCAGGCCGAGCGGTGCACGGCGCTCTACGGCGTGCCGAGCATGTTCATCGCCGAGCTGGCGCTCCCCGACTTCGTCACCTTCGACCTCTCCACCTTGCGGACGGGGATCATGGCCGGCTCTCCCTGCCCGGTCGAGGTGATGAAGCGCGTGCAGTCGGAAATGCACATGCAGGAGGTCACGATCTGCTATGGGATGACGGAGACCTCGCCGGTCTCGACGCAGAGTGCGATCGACGACCCGCTGGAGAAGCGCGTGGGGACGGTGGGGCGCGTGCATCCGCACGTGGAGGTGAAGATCGTCGACCCCGACACCGGGGCGATCGTGCCGCGCGGCGAGAAGGGCGAGCTGTGCACGCGCGGCTACTCCGTCATGCTCGGCTACTGGAACGACGAGTCGGCGACCGCGGCGGCCGTCGACGCCGCGGGGTGGATGCACACGGGCGACCTGGCGACCATGGACGCGGAGGGCTACGTCAACATCGTCGGACGCATCAAGGACATGATCATCCGTGGCGGCGAGAACATCTACCCGCGCGAGATCGAGGAATTCCTGTACACGCATCCGTCGGTGCAGGACGCGCAGGTGATCGGCGTCCCGAGCGAACACTACGGCGAGGAAGTCATGGCGTGGATCGTCCCTCGCCCGGGGAGCGCGCCCACGGCGGAGGACATCATCAGCTACTGCCGCGGCCGCATCTCGTCGTACAAGATTCCCCGCTTCGTGAAGTTCGTGGAGAGCTTCCCGATGACCGTCACGGGGAAGATCCAGAAGTTCCGGATGCGGGAGATGGCCGTCGAGGAGCTGGGGTTGCAGGCGGCGGCAGGGGCGAGGACGGCATAG
- a CDS encoding RNA-splicing ligase RtcB: protein MPAGFVRSGATEVDIPATYRADMRVPARIFADEVLMEGILDGDAIAQLVNVTTLPGVVDRVYGMPDMHEGYGFPVGGVAATLLPDGVISPGGVGFDINCGVRLLALPLTVRDIGRLRENLVHEISRRIPSGTGHGGRWRMTDGELMGVLRGGAQYVVRERGYGVEADLEHAESNGCLEDADPATVSVRARERGRGQLGSMGSGNHFVELQLVEQVVDAGAAAAMGLEPGQATVLIHTGSRGLGHQVCTDYVRLMDARLASRGISLPDRQLSCAPASSPEGMAYLDAMSAAANFAWANRQMITHYVRDVVGRLFGGVNPGEVRVIYDVAHNIAKRERHGGRMLCVHRKGATRSFGPGNPEIPARYRHVGQPVFIPGSMGTATWVMAGTHAAEERSFGSACHGAGRRLSRSGAKRLVTGSEMRAQLEALGIVVRCPAPAGLAEEAPMAYKDVERVAEVVEHAGLARRVARLRPIGVVKGG from the coding sequence CTGCCGGCGGGGTTCGTGCGTTCGGGAGCGACGGAGGTCGACATCCCGGCCACCTATCGCGCGGACATGCGGGTCCCGGCGCGCATATTCGCCGACGAGGTCCTGATGGAAGGGATCCTCGACGGTGACGCGATCGCGCAGCTGGTGAACGTCACGACGCTGCCCGGGGTCGTGGACCGCGTGTACGGGATGCCCGACATGCACGAGGGATATGGCTTCCCGGTCGGAGGCGTGGCGGCAACGCTCCTCCCCGACGGCGTGATCTCGCCAGGGGGGGTCGGCTTCGACATCAACTGCGGGGTGCGCCTGCTGGCGTTGCCGCTGACGGTGCGTGACATCGGGAGGCTGCGCGAGAACCTGGTGCACGAGATCTCGCGCCGTATCCCCTCGGGCACCGGGCACGGCGGGCGGTGGCGCATGACCGACGGCGAGCTCATGGGAGTATTGCGGGGGGGCGCGCAGTACGTCGTGCGGGAGCGCGGCTACGGGGTGGAGGCCGACCTGGAGCATGCGGAGTCGAACGGGTGCCTGGAGGACGCCGACCCGGCCACGGTGTCGGTCCGCGCCCGCGAGCGTGGGCGGGGGCAGCTCGGGTCGATGGGGTCGGGGAACCACTTCGTGGAGTTGCAGCTGGTGGAGCAGGTGGTCGACGCCGGGGCGGCGGCGGCGATGGGGCTCGAGCCCGGCCAGGCGACGGTCCTCATCCACACCGGGTCGCGCGGGCTGGGACACCAGGTGTGCACCGACTACGTCCGCCTGATGGATGCTCGGTTGGCCAGCCGCGGGATCTCCCTCCCGGATCGGCAGTTGTCGTGCGCTCCCGCGTCGTCGCCGGAGGGGATGGCCTACCTTGACGCGATGAGCGCGGCGGCCAATTTCGCGTGGGCGAACCGGCAGATGATCACGCACTACGTGCGCGACGTCGTCGGACGCCTCTTTGGCGGGGTGAACCCGGGCGAGGTGCGCGTGATCTACGACGTGGCCCACAACATCGCGAAGCGGGAGCGGCACGGCGGCCGCATGCTCTGCGTGCACCGCAAGGGGGCGACGCGATCGTTCGGGCCGGGGAACCCCGAGATTCCCGCGCGATACCGGCACGTCGGACAACCGGTCTTCATTCCCGGGAGCATGGGGACGGCGACCTGGGTGATGGCGGGGACGCACGCGGCGGAGGAGCGCTCGTTCGGGAGCGCCTGTCATGGGGCCGGGCGGCGCCTGAGCCGCAGCGGGGCGAAGCGGCTCGTGACCGGGAGCGAGATGCGCGCCCAGCTCGAGGCCCTTGGCATCGTCGTACGCTGTCCGGCCCCTGCCGGGCTGGCCGAGGAGGCGCCCATGGCCTACAAGGACGTCGAGCGGGTGGCCGAGGTGGTGGAGCACGCCGGACTGGCCCGACGCGTGGCGCGCCTGCGGCCGATCGGCGTGGTGAAGGGAGGCTAG
- a CDS encoding cytochrome oxidase subunit I: MEERFDTDARLTRLVYAYLATSAVWLLVGTLVGSYLSLKFIWPDLGVAPALSFGRLRPVHVNIVFWGFASPGMLGLALWVVPRTCRTALASYKLAWVALALINASVVAGALQLLLGVTNGSGEFREFTWPVMSLFAAALVLLAITLYRTIAQRATQEIYISNWYILAALLWTIVLATIAYVPWIQSGLADTVVQGYYMHQGVGMWFTPMSLGLAYYFIPKLLNKPIYSYSLGVLAFWTQLLFYTMIGGHHFVFSPVPWLLQTVAIIFSVGMLVPVVAGTGNFLLTIRGSTRPIGRSYSLPFIFVGVLLYFAGSMQGTFEALRSLNEMWHFTDFTVGHAHFTMYGFVAFVIWGGVYALVPRLSGREPSHGAIGLHFWLSIVGLAVYVGALSIGGTLRGLSWMSGAPFIESVTLMAPFWLGRAVGGTLMLASHFVFAWNLWQMRPAAAREVQLAGPRRAAEASVA, translated from the coding sequence GTGGAGGAGCGTTTCGACACCGACGCGCGGCTCACCCGTCTCGTGTACGCCTACCTGGCGACCTCTGCCGTATGGCTCCTGGTGGGGACGCTGGTCGGGTCGTACCTGTCGCTCAAGTTCATCTGGCCCGACCTGGGGGTGGCGCCGGCGCTCTCGTTCGGACGTCTCCGCCCCGTGCACGTGAACATCGTCTTCTGGGGTTTTGCCTCGCCGGGGATGCTCGGGCTCGCGCTCTGGGTGGTGCCGCGCACCTGCCGCACCGCGCTCGCCAGCTACAAGCTGGCCTGGGTCGCCCTGGCCCTCATCAACGCCTCGGTGGTGGCCGGCGCGTTGCAGCTGCTGCTGGGCGTCACCAACGGTTCGGGCGAGTTCCGCGAGTTCACCTGGCCGGTCATGTCGCTCTTCGCCGCGGCGCTCGTGCTGCTGGCCATCACGCTCTACCGCACCATCGCCCAGCGCGCCACGCAGGAGATCTACATCTCCAACTGGTACATCCTCGCGGCGCTCCTCTGGACCATCGTCCTGGCGACCATCGCCTACGTCCCCTGGATCCAGAGCGGGCTGGCCGACACCGTGGTGCAGGGCTACTACATGCACCAGGGGGTGGGGATGTGGTTCACCCCCATGTCGCTGGGGCTCGCCTACTACTTCATCCCCAAGCTCCTCAACAAGCCGATCTACTCGTACTCGCTCGGCGTGCTGGCCTTCTGGACCCAGCTCCTGTTCTACACGATGATCGGCGGGCACCACTTCGTCTTCAGCCCCGTGCCGTGGTTGCTGCAGACGGTGGCCATCATCTTCAGCGTCGGGATGCTCGTCCCGGTGGTGGCGGGGACGGGGAACTTCCTCCTGACCATCCGCGGGAGCACCCGCCCCATCGGCCGCAGCTACTCGCTCCCCTTCATCTTCGTCGGCGTCCTGCTCTACTTCGCCGGCTCGATGCAGGGGACGTTCGAGGCGCTGCGCTCGCTCAACGAGATGTGGCACTTCACCGACTTCACGGTCGGGCACGCCCACTTCACGATGTACGGCTTCGTCGCCTTCGTCATCTGGGGGGGCGTCTATGCCCTCGTCCCGCGCCTGAGCGGGCGCGAGCCGTCGCACGGCGCCATCGGGCTCCACTTCTGGCTGTCGATCGTCGGGCTCGCCGTGTATGTCGGCGCGCTGTCGATCGGCGGGACGCTGCGGGGGTTGAGCTGGATGTCGGGGGCCCCCTTCATCGAGTCGGTCACGCTCATGGCCCCCTTCTGGCTCGGGCGCGCCGTGGGGGGGACGCTGATGCTGGCGTCGCACTTCGTCTTTGCCTGGAACCTGTGGCAGATGCGTCCGGCCGCTGCCCGTGAAGTGCAACTGGCGGGGCCCCGCCGCGCCGCGGAGGCCAGCGTCGCATGA
- a CDS encoding N-acyl-L-amino acid amidohydrolase: protein MLIVSRPLSIAALALLFSLPAAAQQKGASSELAREIDARLEAVMPKVVAWRRDIHEHPELSFAETRTAALVARHLRAIGLEVQENVGKTGVVGILRGGKPGPVVALRADMDALPVTELVDLPFKSKVRATWQGMDVGVMHACGHDNHVAILMGVAEVLAGMKAKIPGTVKFLFQPAEEGLGGAIAMVNDGALENPRPSAIFGLHVWPAEVGTLNYRPGGFMAAADGLDIVVKGRQTHGSAPWSGVDPIVVSSQIILGLQTIASRQVEVTSAPSVITIGMIMGGNRGNIIPDSVVMQGTIRTFDEAMRADIHTRVTRTVEDIAHSAGATAKVSIAKGGLVTVNDPALTERMLPTLQRSAGDGGVKVINPITGSEDFPVYTKDIPGLFFFLGITPKGEDPRKAPANHSPLFFADEAALPTGVRALANLAVDYLRGGAIAPKSPVQ, encoded by the coding sequence ATCCTCATCGTGTCTCGCCCCCTGTCCATCGCCGCGCTTGCCCTTCTCTTCTCGCTCCCGGCTGCCGCACAGCAGAAGGGGGCGTCGTCAGAGCTCGCCAGGGAGATCGACGCCCGCCTCGAGGCGGTGATGCCCAAGGTCGTCGCCTGGCGCCGCGACATCCACGAGCACCCGGAGCTCTCGTTCGCCGAGACGCGCACGGCGGCCCTCGTCGCCAGGCACCTGCGCGCCATCGGGCTCGAGGTGCAGGAGAACGTCGGCAAGACCGGCGTCGTCGGCATCCTGCGTGGCGGCAAGCCGGGCCCTGTCGTTGCCCTGCGCGCCGACATGGACGCCCTTCCGGTCACCGAACTCGTCGACCTCCCCTTCAAGAGCAAGGTCCGCGCGACGTGGCAGGGAATGGATGTCGGCGTGATGCACGCCTGCGGACACGACAATCACGTCGCGATCCTCATGGGTGTCGCCGAGGTGCTGGCCGGCATGAAGGCGAAGATCCCGGGAACGGTGAAGTTCCTCTTCCAGCCGGCCGAGGAAGGGCTCGGCGGGGCGATCGCGATGGTGAACGACGGCGCCCTCGAGAACCCTCGCCCGTCGGCCATCTTCGGCCTGCACGTCTGGCCGGCCGAGGTCGGGACGCTGAACTACCGGCCGGGAGGGTTCATGGCTGCAGCTGACGGGCTCGACATCGTCGTCAAGGGACGGCAGACGCACGGCTCGGCGCCGTGGTCGGGGGTCGACCCGATCGTCGTCTCCTCGCAGATCATCCTCGGCCTGCAGACCATCGCCAGCCGCCAGGTCGAGGTCACCTCCGCCCCCTCGGTCATCACGATCGGGATGATCATGGGCGGCAACCGCGGCAACATCATTCCCGACAGCGTCGTGATGCAGGGAACGATCCGTACCTTCGACGAGGCGATGCGCGCCGACATCCACACGCGCGTCACCCGCACCGTCGAGGACATCGCACACTCGGCCGGCGCCACCGCGAAGGTCTCGATCGCGAAGGGCGGGTTGGTGACGGTCAACGACCCGGCGCTCACCGAGCGGATGCTCCCCACCCTGCAGCGATCGGCGGGCGATGGTGGGGTGAAGGTGATCAACCCGATCACCGGCTCCGAGGACTTCCCCGTGTACACGAAGGACATCCCGGGGCTCTTCTTCTTCCTGGGCATCACCCCCAAGGGGGAGGACCCGAGGAAGGCGCCGGCCAATCACTCACCGCTCTTCTTTGCCGATGAAGCGGCACTCCCCACCGGCGTGCGTGCGCTGGCCAACCTCGCCGTCGACTACCTGCGCGGCGGGGCCATCGCACCGAAGAGCCCAGTGCAGTGA
- a CDS encoding hemerythrin: MSESRTLDVRVIPPREKHPTIFQTFASLKPGESFILLNDHDPRPLRYQFEYEHPGQFGWNYLEQGPAVWRVEISRVPA; encoded by the coding sequence ATGTCCGAGTCCCGTACCCTCGATGTCCGCGTCATCCCCCCGCGCGAGAAGCACCCGACGATCTTCCAGACGTTCGCCTCGCTCAAGCCCGGCGAGTCGTTCATCCTCCTGAACGACCACGACCCGCGCCCGCTGCGCTACCAGTTCGAGTACGAGCACCCGGGGCAGTTCGGCTGGAACTACCTGGAGCAGGGGCCCGCCGTGTGGCGGGTGGAGATTTCCCGGGTGCCGGCGTGA
- a CDS encoding D-alanine--D-alanine ligase, whose product MSRPRRRLRILVLMQPSLIPPESVAGLSEREMYEIKTEYDVLRTLRALGHDVRALGVRDELLPIREAVEGWKPHIVFNLLEDFFGLREFDHHVVSLLELMRVPYTGCNPRGLVLARDKALSKKILAYHRIAVPHFDVVRRGRRARVSRSLTYPLIVKSLTEEGSVGIAQASVVRNASELEARVQFIHRSIASDAIVEEFIDGREIYVGILGNTRLTVLPPWELYIENAPPGTRFIATSRVKHDPDHQERHGIFQGPAELPPALHERLVSTARRIYRLLSLDGYARLDFRLRADGIAFFIEANPNPEVAESEEFASSALEAGISYEQLLLRIVSLGLLRGAM is encoded by the coding sequence ATGAGCCGTCCGCGCCGCCGCCTGCGCATCCTCGTGCTCATGCAGCCCTCGCTCATCCCCCCCGAGTCGGTGGCCGGGCTCAGCGAGCGCGAGATGTACGAGATCAAGACCGAGTACGACGTCCTGCGAACCCTCCGCGCGCTGGGGCACGACGTGCGCGCACTGGGCGTTCGCGACGAGCTCCTCCCCATCCGCGAGGCGGTGGAGGGATGGAAGCCCCACATCGTCTTCAACCTCCTGGAGGACTTCTTCGGGCTGCGTGAGTTCGACCACCACGTGGTGAGCCTCCTCGAGCTGATGCGCGTCCCCTACACGGGGTGCAACCCGCGTGGGCTGGTGCTCGCCCGCGACAAGGCACTCTCCAAGAAGATCCTGGCCTATCATCGGATTGCGGTCCCGCACTTCGACGTCGTCCGCCGGGGACGCCGCGCCCGGGTCTCGCGCTCGCTCACCTACCCGCTCATCGTGAAGAGCCTGACCGAGGAGGGCTCGGTCGGCATCGCCCAGGCGTCGGTCGTGCGCAACGCGTCCGAGCTGGAGGCACGCGTCCAGTTCATTCACCGCAGCATCGCGAGCGACGCGATCGTCGAGGAGTTCATCGACGGACGCGAGATCTACGTCGGGATCCTGGGAAACACGCGGCTCACCGTCCTTCCGCCGTGGGAGCTCTACATCGAGAACGCCCCCCCGGGGACACGCTTCATCGCCACCTCCCGCGTGAAGCACGACCCCGATCACCAGGAACGGCACGGGATCTTCCAGGGGCCGGCCGAGCTTCCGCCGGCGTTGCATGAGCGCCTCGTCTCGACGGCGCGGCGCATCTATCGCCTCCTCTCGCTCGACGGCTACGCGCGCCTCGACTTCCGCCTGCGCGCCGACGGGATCGCGTTCTTCATCGAAGCCAACCCGAATCCCGAGGTGGCCGAGAGCGAGGAGTTCGCCTCGTCGGCGCTCGAGGCGGGAATCAGCTACGAGCAGCTGCTGTTGCGAATCGTCTCGCTCGGCTTGCTGCGCGGCGCCATGTGA
- a CDS encoding globin → MTSSPVTPYDLMGGEEGIRRLVDRFYDLMDDSPEAANVRALHATSLKRSREKLFMYLSGWTGGPPLYESQYGHPRLRMRHLPFTIGKRERDEWLWCMEQALDEHEMPAELRVHLRQRLRQLADHMRNIDEL, encoded by the coding sequence ATGACCAGCTCGCCAGTCACACCGTACGACCTGATGGGCGGCGAGGAGGGGATCCGTCGCCTCGTCGACCGTTTCTACGACCTGATGGACGATTCGCCCGAGGCCGCCAACGTCCGAGCGCTTCACGCCACCTCGCTCAAGCGATCGCGCGAGAAGCTGTTCATGTACCTGAGCGGATGGACCGGCGGCCCCCCCCTCTACGAGTCGCAGTACGGCCATCCGCGCCTTCGGATGCGACACCTCCCCTTCACCATCGGCAAGCGCGAGCGCGACGAGTGGCTCTGGTGCATGGAGCAGGCGCTCGACGAGCACGAGATGCCGGCCGAGCTGCGCGTGCACCTTCGCCAACGGCTGCGGCAGTTGGCCGACCACATGCGCAACATCGACGAACTGTAG